A single window of Falco peregrinus isolate bFalPer1 chromosome 11, bFalPer1.pri, whole genome shotgun sequence DNA harbors:
- the MOCS1 gene encoding molybdenum cofactor biosynthesis protein 1 isoform X3: MAGAAWGRRGGLALLRGALGAASRRACSSGAPVRAPSAAAQELQSSGRGRFLLEHAAPFSAFLTDSFGRQHNYLRISLTEKCNLRCQYCMPEEGVQLTPKSELLTAQEIITLARLFVKEGVEKIRLTGGEPLIRPDVVDIVGQLYKLEGLKTIAVTTNGINLTRLLPRLKEAGLNAINISLDTLVPAKFEFIVRRKGFHKVMEGIHKATELGYRPVKVNCVVMRGFNEDELLSFVDFTKDLPLDVRFIEYMPFDGNKWNFKKMVSYKEMLDTIKQRWPELEKLPCETSSTAKSFKVPHFQGQISFITSMSEHFCGSCNRLRITADGNLKVCLFGSSEVSLRDHLRSGASEEELVQIIGAAVGRKKKQHAGMFNISQMKNRPMILIGG, translated from the exons ATGGCGGGGGCGGCCtgggggcggcgcggcggcctCGCGCTCCTGCGGGGGGCGCTCGGGGCGGCCTCGCGCCGCGCCTGCAGCTCCGGGGCGCCCGTGAGGGCTCCCTCCGCCGCCGCTCAG GAATTGCAAAGCTCAGGAAGAGGACGCTTTCTACTGGAACATGCTGctcccttctctgcttttttgacGGACAGCTTTGGGCGTCAGCACAACTACTTGCGAATTTCTTTGACTGAGAAATGCAACCTCAGGT GTCAGTATTGTATGCCAGAAGAAGGTGTTCAACTGACCCCTAAATCAGAGCTACTTACTGCTCAGGAGATAATCACTCTAGCCAGACTGTTTGTGAAAGAAGGTGTAGAGAAGATCCGACTGACAGGAGGAGAGCCACTTATCCGTCCCGATGTGGTTGATATTGTGG gTCAACTGTACAAGCTAGAAGGGCTGAAAACCATTGCTGTCACAACCAATGGGATCAACTTAACCAGACTGCTGCCCCGGCTGAAGGAGGCAGGACTGAATGCCATTAACATTAGCTTGGATACTTTGGTCCCAGCTAAATTTGAGTTCATTGTCCGCAGGAAAG GCTTTCACAAGGTAATGGAAGGAATCCACAAAGCCACTGAACTTGGCTACCGTCCTGTTAAG GTCAACTGTGTGGTGATGCGAGGCTTCAATGAGGATGAACTGCTGAGCTTTGTGGATTTCACGAAGGATTTGCCCCTTGACGTGCGGTTCATAGAATACATGCCCTTTGATG GCAATAAGTGGAACTTCAAGAAGATGGTGAGCTACAAAGAAATGCTTGATACAATTAAACAGCGATGGCCTGAATTGGAGAAATTGCCCTGTGAAACTTCCAGCACAGCCAAG AGTTTTAAAGTGCCACATTTCCAGGGGCAAATCAGCTTTATCACCTCTATGTCGGAGCACTTCTGTGGATCCTGCAATCGTCTGAGGATAACAGCAGATGGGAACCTAAAG GTGTGCCTTTTTGGGAGTTCAGAAGTGTCCTTGAGAGATCACCTACGGTCAGGTGCCTCAGAGGAAGAGTTGGTTCAAATCATTGGAGCAGCAGtgggcagaaaaaagaaacagcatgctG gCATGTTTAACATTTCCCAGATGAAAAACCGGCCAATGATCCTGATTGGTGGGTGA